The window AGGCGCTCGGTCATCTTGTTCAGGATTTCATCCTGGCTCAGGGCGCGGCTCCAGATGCGCACCTCATCTATCGTTCCCACAAACTCGTAAGGGCCATCCTCGCACCGCTGACCGGTAGCTGACACACGGGAGCCAATGGACAATGGTGCATCAGCTGCAGGAATATCACCCAAAGGACCTACAGCTGCCACCAATAGCGTATTTGTCCCTTCTCCATTTAGGTATATCTCCACTCTGTCTAGCCCATTGCCAGTAGCAACATCTGCACGGTAGACCACAGAGAGATGTACCCACTCTCCCACTACTACGCTTTCTTGACTACTAACCAAACGATAGTTAAGAGTAAGATTCCTTTTGGAATAGAACAAAAAACTTGGCCTAAACTGGTCGTCGAGAAAAAATGCAAGCTGGCGATTGTCTTCAGAGCCAGACGGACAGCTATTGTCTCCCAATTTTGCTAGGATAAATTGTTGCTGATTTGTGGTCGGTGCAGGCCGTACCCATGTCTCAAAAGTAAATTCTTTTCCTGGACCAGAAAAAGTGGAATTCCATGTGCTGACATTCTGAAAATTGACATAATCGTCGATACCGTCAAAAGTCAGCGAAGTGCCGCTCCCCTGCCCGTAACTAGCAAACAGCGAGTAGCAAATAGTAAATAAAATAACGCGCTTCATGATGGTTTCTTATTAAACTACAGATAAATCGTTGGTTGCTGGCTACTAAAACTTGGTACCGTGATTGCCATTCCCGCTCGCATCACACACATCCTGGCCGCCGGGGCAGGTGTTGTCGGTGCCCTCGTCCAGGCGGTAGTAGGCTACCAGGCCGGGTGCGGCACCCGCCAGGCGCTCAGTCATTTTATGGCGGATTTCATCCTCTGTCAGGGCGCGGTTCCAGATGCGAACTTCGTCCATTGATCCCTGATAGGGTTCTCTCCCATCTACATCCAGGCCAAGGGTTAGCTCGCTAGCAGAGTTTATATTTCCGGGCATGCTTTTACTACCCACTAGCGCCCCATCCACATATAAACGAGCAAAGCCTCCCTGACGCGTAAAAGCAATATGGTGCCAGTTTTGGTCCAGGATATATGGGGCACCCCCACCCTCAATACCGCTACCGTATGCAAACAAGCTATTGAACTCACCTCCCTGGCCAGCCACCAGTGCTACCAGCACCCCGTTGGTACCCATTTGTACTTCAAAATTTCCGTTGTTTCGCTTGGCAAGCAGCTGCCAAACAACCACTGAAGGCGGTGCCACGGAGAGATCTGGCTTACACCAGAATTCGTAGGAGAAATCACCATTACCAAAGTCAAATGTGGTGCTATGTGGTACGGCCAGCCTGCCAGCACCATTAAAAGATACAGCCTGCCCACTACCCTGCCCGCTAGCTGTAGTAAAAAAAACAAGAGAAAGCAGATACAATAGATTCTTCATACATCAAAACATTTATATCCAGAGAGAATGCTCAAAATTTAACCGCATGGTTCCCATTGCCGCTGGCATCGCACACATCCTGGCCGCCGGGGCAGGTGTTGTCTGCTCCCTCGTCCAGACGATAGTAGGCCAATAGGCCGGGCTCTGCGCCAGCTAGGCGCTCGGTCATCTTGTGGCGGATTTCGTCCTGCGTAAGGGCGCGATCCCAAATGCGTAGCTCATCTAGTCGTCCCGAAAAGGGCTGATCGGGCTGTGAAGCAAAACCTGTATTAATACCCACAGATGCCAAAGCAGTAGCCCCGTTATTCTGGCCAGGAACATTTAAAAACTCATCCGCCAGGCTGCCATTTATATATATACGTACCGTACCGCTATTCATGCTGATGGCCACATGTGTCCACTGGTTGTTGGGCACCAGGCCAGTGGCAGTACCTACCCCTGTCCAGTTCCCCGGTGTTCCCTGATTCCACGTGGCTAGTATGACTTGCCCATTTATAAGCGAAATGGCAAAAGTGGTTAGAGGGTTTCCCTCTGTAAATAGGTGGCAGTACAACGGATCGGTAGGAAAAACCCAGGCTTCCCAGGTATACTGTGCCCTCTGGTTAAAAAACGAACGGTTGATACGCACACCCGCAGGTATAGTAGCTTCCGGCGAGCCGGGTGTTACCCGGGTTCCGTCAAAACTCAGGGCACGGCCACTGCCCTGTCCATAGGCAGCAGTAAACAGGCAGCAAGCAATAAATAATAGTATCCCTTTCATGTTTTCTCTATAAAAACTTCCTTATTAAAACTTCACTCCATGGTTGCCATTCCCGCTGGCATCGCATACATCCTGGCCGCCGGGGCAGGTGTTGTCTGCTCCCTCGTCCAGGCGGTAGTAGGCCACCAGGCCGGGCTCAGTGCCAGTTAGGCGTTCGGTCATTTTGTGGCGAATTTCCTCCTGGGTAAGGGCGCGGTTCCAGATCCGTACTTCGTCTATCGTACCCGCCAGGCGTTCAGCACCACCCAGCGCAGCGCCGCCAGAACCCAGGCGCAGGGTTGCTGTGCTCGGGGTAATTGTACCCGGCAGGGAAACTTGGGTAAACTCGCCATTGACACCCAACCGGCACACCGCCCCATCATAAACTGCAGCCAAGTGGTGCCACTGGTTTGGGGCCAAAGTGGCGAGGGCACCAAGGCCAGCCCAAGCGCCTGGCTCTATATAGATAAGGAATACGGGAACGCCATTTGTGATTTCTAAACTATACGCATTGTTAAAGACTACATCGCCAAACTTTGCGACTACTTTTTGGCTTCCGGCCATAACGGAGGGAAGGAATACCCAAGCTTCTACCGTCAGGCTATTGGCAGGAGTGAGCGCAGCGGTATGTGCCACCACTACCGCATCGTTTCCATCAAAGGACAGGGCAGTAGAGCCTCCCTGTCCATAGGCAGTAGCAAACAGATAGCAAGAAATGAGTGTTAGTATCCTTTTCATGATTCTTCAATAACAAATTCTCACTAAAACTTAACTCCGTGGTTGCCATTTCCACTCGCATCGCACACATCCTGTCCGCCGGGGTAGGTGTCGTCGGTGCCCTCATCCAGGCGGTAATAGGCAACCAGGCCAGGCTCGGTACCCGCCAGCCGCTCGGTCATCTTGTGGCGGATTTCATCTTGACTCAAGGCCCGGCTCCAGATGCGCACTTCGTCTATCTGACCTTGAAACTCCCCACCCCATATCTGCTGCACAAAACCTGTATTGATGCCTAATGCCCCGCGATTGGCATTCGTCTGCAAGTGTGAATTTTGTGTTAGCACCGCAGATCCATTTATATACATCGTGGTGGTGCCGTTGGCTTGGCGAGTAACGGCCAGGTGATTCCATTGACGAAAAGCAATAGCACTTGTAGCGGTCTGGAGGATATTCCAACCATTATTCCAAATGCCAAACTGAAAGGATCCCCCGCTGTCAACATATACTGACAAGGTGAGCAATGGAGTGCCTTCAGAATATACCAAATGACCGGTAAGCGTTCCTCCAGCTTGCAAATCCGGAAATACCCAGCCCTCCCAGGTGTATGTGCTGCGGGTGCCGATTATGGCACCGGGAAGATTGACACCCCTATAGGAACCAGAAACAGGGCCAGCAAAGGATAGTGAACCACGACTCCCCTGCCCATAGGCAGCGGTAAACAAACAGCAGGCAATGAATAGCAGTATCTTTTTCATGTGTTCTCAATAAACTTCTTCTTACTAAAACTTAACTCCGTGGTTGCCATTTCCACTCGCATCGCACACATCCTGGCCGCCCGGGCAGGTGTCGTCGGTGCCCTCGTCCAGGCGGTAGTAGGCTAGCAGGCCGGGCTCGGTGCCCGCCAGTCGCTCGGTCATCTTGTGGCGGATCTCCTCTTGGGTGAGGGCGCGGTTCCAGATGCGCACTTCGTCTATCCGTCCGGCCAGGCGAGCAGCACCACCCAGTGCATCGCCGCCAGAACCCAGGCGTAGGGTTGCTGTACTCGGGGTAATTGTACCCGGCATGGAAACGGAAACTTGGGTAAACTCGCCATTGACACCCAGCCGGCACACCGTCCCATCAAAAACGCCAACCAGATGGTGCCACTGATTCGGGGCCAAAGTACCGGGGGCACCGAGGCCGGCCCAGCCACTTGCAAGCTTAACTAGAAAATAAGGCCCTCCGTTGGAAATAGAAAGCTGATAGGCATCATTATTAGGAGAATCGCCAAACTTGGCCACCAGCTTTTGGTCTCCGGCCACGATGGCGGGCAGGAATACCCAAGCCTCAACAGTCAGGCTAGTTGTGGGATTCAGTGCATCGGTATGCGCCACTACCACCGCATCGTTCCCGTCGAACACCAGCGCGCGCTGGCTCTGGGCCTGAGCAATGCGGGGAGCAAGCAGAACAGCCCCAAGCAGGAGAAGAGAGCACAAAATTCGAGTCTTCATTTTTATATAGATAAGAAAAGTATGAGCGACCATGCGAGCGGGAAAGACATCAGATGAAACAAGCCCGATGGCGTATATCCTTCCCCTACGAACGAATGAGAGAATGGCTGGGTAAGAACCCCTAGTACTTCACTACCTTTTGGGCATACAGGGCATCTCCACGTAGGCTCTGCACCTGCAGGTGGTAGAAGCCGGCGCGTAGTTGGTCCGTATTCAGGCTAAACAGTTCGCCAGGAGTAAGGGTAGCGTTTTTTTCCACCACCACCTGCCCCAGGGCATTCACCAGCCGGATAGAGGCGGGCGTAGGCTGAGCCAGCTGGGCGTTGACGTACAGTACGGACTGTACAGGGCTGGGAAATACGGTGATCTGGTCTACATCTCCCAGCTTTACGCTGGCTATGTTGCTGTAGCTGGTGCGGCCATCCAGGTCGTAGGCTTTTACGCGGTAGAAGAGGCGGTCTGGTACAGGAGACGCATCTACGTGGCTGTATTGTAGCTGGGTGCTGCTGTAGCCGGCGGCTGGCTGGCTGTGTATGGGCTGATACTCCACACCATCCGTGCTGCGCTGTAGCTCAAAGCGCTCTGTGTTCTCCTCCGTATCGGTAAACCAGCTGAGGTTTACGGATTGTCCGCCCTTGCCTATGCCAGCACTCAGGCGCAAGTTTTCGATAGGCAGCACCACCACCTCGTCCAGCACAAACTCGCCCCTACCCGAAGAAGTAAGCGCGATGGTGTTACTCGCCATAGTAAGGGTAGCGCCTATGGCCGACCAGGAGGTGCCGTCGTTGCCCCCGCGGCTGAACATGTTGAGGTTGGGCTCGTTCGAAGGGCTAAGGTTGGCATTAGTCGTATAATCTATGGTGGCGCTATAGCTGATGGTGCCAGGTGTGGCCCCCACCGGGAATACGCCCCAGTAAATGCCATTGCGAATACTACCCCCAGGCAGCCCAGCCTGATAATTCGGGTTGCTGTTTACGCGATACACGTGAAAACCCGTAGCGCCGGCACTGACGTTTGATATGGTGATTACATCCCTATTGCCCGGGTTCAAGGTAAGCGTAACCCCAGACCAGCCTCCGCTGTATATAAACACACTGGTGTCCCCTATGGGTGCCCCGCTATCCACCCATGTGGGCTGGGCAATAAGAGGAGAAGAACACAACAAAAGAACGAGAAGAAAGCCTAGACTTTTTGACTATTTCATTCCCTTCGAACTGATTTAAGTGATTTCTCAATGAAGATAGAGAAAAAACACCAAATCATCAAAAAAATTTCCGCCGTGCTGTATAAAAAATTTCGCCCCTTCCGTATATAAGCGTTTTGGCCTCTCCCGCCCTACTCAGACTCCTAGCTGAGCGAGGCAAAATTTCCGACTGGTTGGCGCAAGCAGGGCCTCAATCCGGTGGGCATCGGTATGTGTCAGAAAGATCTGCCCCCGCACCCGCTGGGCCAGTATTTCCACCAGCGACTCTACCCGCCTGGCATCCAGCTTATCCAGCAGGTCGTCTAGCAGCAGGATGGGCGACTGGTTGGCCGCACGCTCTATATATAGGTACTGGGCCAGCTTCAGGGCCAGCAAGAAGCTCTTCTGCTGGCCCTGGCTGCCAAACTGCCGGGCGGGGGTGTCATTTAGCAAAAAAGCCAGGTCATCTCGGTGGGTACCCTGGCGGGTGCGCCCACTGGCCAGGTCGGCAGCCAGGCCCATCCGGAAGGCATCACCCCAGGCCATTCCGCGCAGGCTGTCCAGGTAGGCTATGCGGGGCCGCTCGCGCCCGCTACTTACCCAGCCATACACTTCCTCAAAGTAGGGGCGAAAGGCGGCCAGCATCTCCAGCCGCTTCCGGGCCAGTACAGGGCCCTGCTGCAGCAGGGGCTCGGTCCACAGCTCCAGCAGGGCAGCATCCGCCCGGCCCTGTGCCTGCTGCTGTAGCAGGGCATTGCGCTGCTTCAGTGCCCGGTCATACAGCACCAGGGCCTGCAGGTAGGCAGGGTCTGCCTGGCACAGCAGGGCATCCAGCCACGCCCGGCGCTGTGTGCCCCCCAGGCGGATCAGGTCTGTATCCTCGGGCAGCATGGTTACCACAGGCAGACGGCCCACATGGTCTACCAGCCTGGGCAGCGGTACTCGGTCCCAAAACACCCGCTTGCCCCTACCCTGCAGGTAGTGTATAGCCAGCTGCCTGGGCGCGGGCCCTAGCTGCGCCTCCAGCTGGAAAAACACCTCGCCCTGCATGATGGCATCCCGATCTGCATGCAGCCCCTTGGCCAGGCACAGGTAATGGATGGCCTCCAGCAGGTTCGTCTTGCCCGCGCCATTGGGCCCACAGAAGGCATTGAAACCTGCGCAAAACGATATCGCCCGATCCGCATGGTTTCGGAAATGCAGCAGGGAAAGCTGCTGAAAATACAGTATCTCTGGCAAGACTACGCGTTTAATCCCTACTTTTGTGCTCTACGTGTAAAGATAAGTCTGACACCATGGCAAATACAAAAACGACTGCACAGGCCAAAGTGAAAGCCACCCAGAATGGCAGAGCCGAGCAGCCCACCTATAGCAGAGCGCAGTTGGACTACTGGTACGAAATGATGCTGCGCATCCGCCGTTTCGAGGAAAAAGCCGGCCAGCTGTATGGCCAGCAGAAGATTCGCGGTTTCTGCCACCTGTACATAGGCCAAGAGGCTGTAGCCTGCGGTATTGAAACTGCCATCCGCAAGGACGATGCCGTGATAACCGCCTATCGAGACCATGGCAATGCCCTGGCACGGGGCGTAACGAGCAATGCCTGTATGGCCGAGCTGTACGGCAAGGAAACTGGCTGCTCGCGGGGTATGGGTGGCAGCATGCACATGTTTAGCGACGAGCACCACTTTTATGGCGGCCATGGCCTGGTGGGCCAGCAGATACCCGTAGGCGCCGGCATCGCCATGGCATTCAAGCAGCAGAAGACGGACAAGGTATGCATCTGCATGTTTGGCGATGGTGCTGCACGCCAAGGGGCCCTGCACGAAGCCTTCAATATGGCCATGACCTGGAAACTGCCAGTGGTGTTTATCTGCGAAAACAACTTCTACGCCATGGGCACCAGTGTGGAGCGCACCAGCAACGTAACCGAGCTGTATACCCTGGGCGAAGCCTACGACATGCCCAGCTGGCCCGTGGATGGCATGGACGTGATGACCGTGCATGAGGAAGTGAGCAAAGCCGTAGAAATGTGCCGGAAGGGAGAAGGACCCGTGTACCTGGAAATACGCACCTACCGATACAAAGGCCACAGCATGAGCGACCCCGCCAAGTATCGCAGCAAAGAGGAGCTGAACGACTACAAGGACCGAGACCCCATTGAGCAGTTGAAGCAGTATCTGCTGGCGCACAAGCACTACACGGAGGACCAGCTGGAAGCAGTAGACCAGCGTATGAAGCAGGAGGTGGCCGATTCCGTGCTGTTTGCCGAGAATAGTGCCTATCCGGATAAGAGCCAGCTATACGACTACGTGTACGTAGAGCAGGACTATCCCTTCCGGAACGATTTTTAGTGTACAGCCCAGCTCGCCACACTTCTGGCAGGCCGAGACGACCACTTCGGCTCGGCCAGTGTGTAGCCCGTATAAACCCGTATAAAACAGGTGAGGCCACGCCAGAATAGGCCCGCATTCAACCTGAAACGGCGAAACCCCGCACAAACTGAAACCGGGCATAATATCCGCGCACGTGGACAGGGCTCGAGCAATTTTTGTAAAAAAACCTAATTTGCTCCCTGATTCAGGCCTGTGCCAGGCCCCCATTTGCCCCACCCCACCCCCGATCTGATCCCGATCTGACCGATGGAAGCGAACCCGATACCCGAAAAGCTGGAACGTAGCCTAAGCATGAGCTGCAAAAACTGTGGCGCACAGATGGCCTTCAGCCCTGGCAGGCAACAGATGCTGTGCGACAACTGTGGCACCACTGCCAGCCCACCCGCCGAGCGCGACCAGGTGATAGAGCACGACTACACCGAGGCGCTATATATGCCCCAAACCCAGGCAGGCCTGGGGGTGGCCGCCAAAGAGTTCCACTGCAATAACTGTGGAGCCAACACCCTGGTAGAACCCACCACCGTCAGCTTCGAATGCCCGTTCTGCGCCAGCAAAAACGTAAATGAGGAGGCGCACAGGCAGCAGCTGATCCAGCCCGCAGGCGTGCTCCCCTTCCGGATAGAGAAAAAGGCCGCAAACCAGCAGTTTCGGGAATGGATTGGCAAAGGCTGGTGGTATCCGCGCAAGCTGGAAAAACTGGCACAGCTAGACAAGATGGAGGGTGTATACGTGCCATTCTGGACCTATGATGCCGACACGGATAGCAGCTGGACCGCAGAGGCTGGCTACTACTACTACGTTACCGTACACTATACCGATAGCCAGGGAAACCAACAGTCGCGCCAGGAACAGCGCATACAGTGGGTACCCGCCAGCGGCTACTACCAGCACTGGTTTGACGATGTAACTGTGGTGGCCAGTGGCGGGGTGAAGCAGAGCCGAGTGGAAGCCATATACCCCTACGACCTGGAACAAGTGGTGAACTATGACAGCCAGTACCTGCTGGGCTGGCACAGCGAGGTGTATCAAAAAGACGTGAAGGAGGGCTTTGAGGTAGCCGAGGAGATTATGGATGGCTACATCCGCAGCGAGATTATCCGCACCATACCGGGCGATACCTACCGAAACCTGCTGGTGCATACACGCAAGCACAGCATTACCTACAAGCACCTGCTGCTACCCCTCTACATTGCTGCCTATCTGTACGAGGGCAAGAGCTACCAGGTGGTTGTAAACGGCCAAAGCGGCAAGATTAGCGGTGAGAAGCCACTTAGCTGGATCAAGATCACCCTTGCCACCGTGGCAGTGCTGGCAGTGGCCACTGCCCTCTATTTCCTCTTCCGCAAGTAAGTGCGAGACCACCTACCCCAGGCTCGAGCAGATTTTTTCCTGGATGTGTATGCCGTGGTGCTGCAGATACCCCCAGGCAGGGTAAGTACGTATGGCGCAATAGCCGAGTTCTTGAGCCGGAAGGGAGCGGCCCGTATGGTGGGCTATGCGCTGAATGCACTGCCCCTGCACGAACGGGATGCCGTCCCTGCGCACCGGGTGGTGAACCGGCAGGGGATGCTTACGGGCAAAGCGTACTTTGGCACGCCCGAGCGCATGCAGCAGCTGCTGAAGGCCGAGGGGATTGAGGTGGTGGCAGACCGCGTGCAGGATTTTGATCGCCTGCTCTGGCACCCCGCCCAGGCCCTGTGGGGCTAGCGTAGGGCAGGCGGATGTGCCGCATTGTATCCATTACCCGATCTGCAACCGCACTACGCACAGCCCGCAAACCAGCCCTACGAGGCCGCCCGCGCCTGCAGCCGCAGGTACTGTAGCGTGCTGGGGGCCATGCCAAAGTCTGCCGACAGCTGAATACCCACCTGCTCGCTGGTAGCAGCCATCCGGATGATGGCCATATGGTGAATGGTGTGCTCAAAATTATAGGCCAGCTCGCGCTGTGCGTAGGTATCCATCACGATGGGGGCTGTGTCGGGCTCGGGGCTATAGCACACCTCCAGGCGGAGGGGCATGGGCTGAGCCAGCTGTGGCAGCTGCTGCTGTATTTCTGCCATCACCTGGCAGGCATAGGCGGCAGATGTCTCGATACGCATGTCTCTCTTGCGCCTGTCATAGCTCACCACCCCCTGGCTAAGCCCGTTCGACAGGCACTGGTAAAACTCAAGTATGTGGCGCGTGTGCTGGCCCAGGGTGGAGCCACCCAGCAGAGGCAGGGCCGCAGAATAGGCTTCGGCAGATACCTGCAGCAGGAATCCCTCGAGCTGGGCTAGCAGGGCACGGGTTTCAGAAACTAGATGGTGGTTTGGTTCCATAGCAGCATGGGCTTAGCTTACAGATGCACCCAGGTGCTTCTGGGCATGCAGTAGGTTGCGGCGCAGGAGGCCGAGTGAAATGAGGAAAAGCAGGATGGCAAGAACCGTAAGGGTTGGGTCTTCGCCCGGGCGAATAATCAGCTCAGTAACGATGGCGCCGCTCATGGTGCCGG of the Bacteroidota bacterium genome contains:
- a CDS encoding LamG domain-containing protein produces the protein MKRVILFTICYSLFASYGQGSGTSLTFDGIDDYVNFQNVSTWNSTFSGPGKEFTFETWVRPAPTTNQQQFILAKLGDNSCPSGSEDNRQLAFFLDDQFRPSFLFYSKRNLTLNYRLVSSQESVVVGEWVHLSVVYRADVATGNGLDRVEIYLNGEGTNTLLVAAVGPLGDIPAADAPLSIGSRVSATGQRCEDGPYEFVGTIDEVRIWSRALSQDEILNKMTERLAGAAPGLVAYYRMDEGMDDTCPGGQDVCDASGNNNHGVKF
- a CDS encoding LamG domain-containing protein, whose protein sequence is MKNLLYLLSLVFFTTASGQGSGQAVSFNGAGRLAVPHSTTFDFGNGDFSYEFWCKPDLSVAPPSVVVWQLLAKRNNGNFEVQMGTNGVLVALVAGQGGEFNSLFAYGSGIEGGGAPYILDQNWHHIAFTRQGGFARLYVDGALVGSKSMPGNINSASELTLGLDVDGREPYQGSMDEVRIWNRALTEDEIRHKMTERLAGAAPGLVAYYRLDEGTDNTCPGGQDVCDASGNGNHGTKF
- a CDS encoding LamG domain-containing protein: MKGILLFIACCLFTAAYGQGSGRALSFDGTRVTPGSPEATIPAGVRINRSFFNQRAQYTWEAWVFPTDPLYCHLFTEGNPLTTFAISLINGQVILATWNQGTPGNWTGVGTATGLVPNNQWTHVAISMNSGTVRIYINGSLADEFLNVPGQNNGATALASVGINTGFASQPDQPFSGRLDELRIWDRALTQDEIRHKMTERLAGAEPGLLAYYRLDEGADNTCPGGQDVCDASGNGNHAVKF
- a CDS encoding LamG domain-containing protein, which gives rise to MKRILTLISCYLFATAYGQGGSTALSFDGNDAVVVAHTAALTPANSLTVEAWVFLPSVMAGSQKVVAKFGDVVFNNAYSLEITNGVPVFLIYIEPGAWAGLGALATLAPNQWHHLAAVYDGAVCRLGVNGEFTQVSLPGTITPSTATLRLGSGGAALGGAERLAGTIDEVRIWNRALTQEEIRHKMTERLTGTEPGLVAYYRLDEGADNTCPGGQDVCDASGNGNHGVKF
- a CDS encoding LamG domain-containing protein, coding for MKKILLFIACCLFTAAYGQGSRGSLSFAGPVSGSYRGVNLPGAIIGTRSTYTWEGWVFPDLQAGGTLTGHLVYSEGTPLLTLSVYVDSGGSFQFGIWNNGWNILQTATSAIAFRQWNHLAVTRQANGTTTMYINGSAVLTQNSHLQTNANRGALGINTGFVQQIWGGEFQGQIDEVRIWSRALSQDEIRHKMTERLAGTEPGLVAYYRLDEGTDDTYPGGQDVCDASGNGNHGVKF
- a CDS encoding LamG domain-containing protein; the protein is MKTRILCSLLLLGAVLLAPRIAQAQSQRALVFDGNDAVVVAHTDALNPTTSLTVEAWVFLPAIVAGDQKLVAKFGDSPNNDAYQLSISNGGPYFLVKLASGWAGLGAPGTLAPNQWHHLVGVFDGTVCRLGVNGEFTQVSVSMPGTITPSTATLRLGSGGDALGGAARLAGRIDEVRIWNRALTQEEIRHKMTERLAGTEPGLLAYYRLDEGTDDTCPGGQDVCDASGNGNHGVKF
- a CDS encoding T9SS type A sorting domain-containing protein, producing the protein MNPGNRDVITISNVSAGATGFHVYRVNSNPNYQAGLPGGSIRNGIYWGVFPVGATPGTISYSATIDYTTNANLSPSNEPNLNMFSRGGNDGTSWSAIGATLTMASNTIALTSSGRGEFVLDEVVVLPIENLRLSAGIGKGGQSVNLSWFTDTEENTERFELQRSTDGVEYQPIHSQPAAGYSSTQLQYSHVDASPVPDRLFYRVKAYDLDGRTSYSNIASVKLGDVDQITVFPSPVQSVLYVNAQLAQPTPASIRLVNALGQVVVEKNATLTPGELFSLNTDQLRAGFYHLQVQSLRGDALYAQKVVKY
- the recF gene encoding DNA replication and repair protein RecF (All proteins in this family for which functions are known are DNA-binding proteins that assist the filamentation of RecA onto DNA for the initiation of recombination or recombinational repair.) — encoded protein: MPEILYFQQLSLLHFRNHADRAISFCAGFNAFCGPNGAGKTNLLEAIHYLCLAKGLHADRDAIMQGEVFFQLEAQLGPAPRQLAIHYLQGRGKRVFWDRVPLPRLVDHVGRLPVVTMLPEDTDLIRLGGTQRRAWLDALLCQADPAYLQALVLYDRALKQRNALLQQQAQGRADAALLELWTEPLLQQGPVLARKRLEMLAAFRPYFEEVYGWVSSGRERPRIAYLDSLRGMAWGDAFRMGLAADLASGRTRQGTHRDDLAFLLNDTPARQFGSQGQQKSFLLALKLAQYLYIERAANQSPILLLDDLLDKLDARRVESLVEILAQRVRGQIFLTHTDAHRIEALLAPTSRKFCLAQLGV
- the pdhA gene encoding pyruvate dehydrogenase (acetyl-transferring) E1 component subunit alpha; the encoded protein is MANTKTTAQAKVKATQNGRAEQPTYSRAQLDYWYEMMLRIRRFEEKAGQLYGQQKIRGFCHLYIGQEAVACGIETAIRKDDAVITAYRDHGNALARGVTSNACMAELYGKETGCSRGMGGSMHMFSDEHHFYGGHGLVGQQIPVGAGIAMAFKQQKTDKVCICMFGDGAARQGALHEAFNMAMTWKLPVVFICENNFYAMGTSVERTSNVTELYTLGEAYDMPSWPVDGMDVMTVHEEVSKAVEMCRKGEGPVYLEIRTYRYKGHSMSDPAKYRSKEELNDYKDRDPIEQLKQYLLAHKHYTEDQLEAVDQRMKQEVADSVLFAENSAYPDKSQLYDYVYVEQDYPFRNDF
- a CDS encoding MGMT family protein, with protein sequence MRDHLPQARADFFLDVYAVVLQIPPGRVSTYGAIAEFLSRKGAARMVGYALNALPLHERDAVPAHRVVNRQGMLTGKAYFGTPERMQQLLKAEGIEVVADRVQDFDRLLWHPAQALWG